The sequence CAAGCCTCCTGTTTGATCCATATGACCAATACCGTAGGCAATAGCACCACCAAACTACATgagttttagtatatacaCAAATCATTGTATAAAATGAagcaattttttttggtaCTTACCGCTCCTGCCAATGTCGAAGAGGCGAGAATAAAGGCAACTCTATCAAAATCATCATATTAGCAGCTAATTAGAAGACGAAAAGGTTTTGGAATAATCGGATTGTCCTCTGCTTACCGCACACTACGTTCGTCGTGTCTGTACCAGAATGTCAAGTAATACACCAGCCCCGGGAATAAACCCGCCTCAAACACTCCAAGCAAGAACCGCACACCCGTCACAGTAGCAAAGTTATGCGTGGCGCCCATACACATGGTGGTAACGCCCCAGCAAAACATCAAAAAGGCAAGCCACCTGCTGGGCCGCAGCTTTTTGAGAAGGATGTTGCTGGGAACCTCGAACACGGCGTATGCGACAAGGAACACCATGAGCGCGACGTTGAACTGTTTGTTGCTCATATTGGCCGTCTGTTGCAGGTCGTGGTTGGCCGACACGTTGAGGACCTTGGCATTGCCGATGTTGGAGCGGTcgaggaagcagaggaagtaGATGCCTGCTGAGATGGGAATGATGCGGAGATCTTGTTTCCgaagaagcttcttctctgcttcgGTCATGGGCCCCGCCTGGGACGGTGGGATGTCCTTGAAGCTGAAGTTAGCTTTGGAGCCTTTACGACTGATACGGTGAGTGGCAGAGGATAAAAAAACGAAGCTTGCCATACATCTTTGAGGATGCCGACATCAATGTCTATTTGCTGAGCTGTCGCCCCTTCTTCGACCTTGGAATCCATCTTGAGATGCGTTGGGGAGGAACACCAAGCTAGTCAAGAGGTTCAATTGATAGAAGACgaattgaaaaagaaaacacgacgagaaaaaaattgatgCCGGGACTGAGACTGGCGATATTCTCTTTGTTGGAAGCAAGAGACACCAAGGGAAAACCAGATGATCGCGCTGCCGCTCAATCTCGCAACACGGGCCAACATATATCTAAATAAAAAGACAAGTCCCAGATCCGAATATCTCGGAGCCGATGGGATTATCAATTTTCGGCATATTTACATGTACAGTCGCTATCAGGAGGAATGCGGGGGAGCATGGACAAACTCTTGTTTGTCTAGGGTTTTTGCCTTCAACGCAGGGTTCAACTACCGAGCCCGGCAAATTTGATAGCCGAACGAATGAAGTCGGGTTCTTGAGAAAGTCGCGAGTGGAGATTTGGGGGGTCTTGGGGGGTTTTTCAACGGGAAGCGAACAGCTCCTAGCTCTTATACGGCCCTGTTCGGCCGTTTCGTGGACGCGTTTGCAGGGTCACATCGGGTGTTTTTTTCTGGGGGAAATGGGTGTTGATGcttggaggagcttggcCGACCAGCAACTAGCAGAAATGACAAATGAGCAAAGAGAGTCCGCCCGAAGGGAGCATAATCGAGGGCAAGAGCTCGAACGAAGCCGTGACGGCGTTCAGCGATGCTTATAAGTGCTCTGGTGGAACGGGGGGGCCCAGCAGAGGGATCTGGCGGTGTCGGTAATCGGTGTGCGGAGAAGTCGCAGATTAGCTCACGAATACGACTCTTTACCCCGGATTCTTAGTCTCGGTGGGTTACATGATGAGGAGCAATGGCTTGGTTTAGGCGTCTTACGTTGCAAGGTACGCGGGCATATCGTGCACTTCGCCGGGGGGAAGAGGGGGCATAATGATCTAATCAATCTTGCCGGAATTGAAGATGGTTCGGCAAAATGGCCACCGAAAGCTGGTACTTGGCAGGCTATATGTAACCACATGGAGTTTCTTAGCAGAGATGCTGAAGGTTGTAATGATGAGCAAGTAACTCGAAAGACAACTGCTCCGCCAAATTGATTGAGAATGCGCCGGCACAAATAAGTCAACGACGCCGTCTCTGCAAGTCCTCTTTATCAGTTTCAAGTTCATTTATTGTCGCAATTTCATTTCTATACTATCTCTGGGCCTGTAAATAGACTCTTTCTATGTATACGACAGCCCTCGGGCCGATGTTTAGGGTAAGTGTCTTGGCAGCATGATTCCATCCATCTTGCACCCATCTTGGCATAAGTGGGATTGGTCACATACCACTGACTTTGGTATTACTAGTAGGGGAATAGTTTTGATTGGAATTCCAGTATTACGGAGCGGGGGTAATTGAATCTGTGGATTGCATTTGTTTTGCCAATGTAGACATATGACTAACATACTATGTACCGTAGCTGTGATGCACATCTCCCATTCTCACAACTACTCCTGGCGATCAAGACCAATATGCTTCACTGATTAGTATCAACTATTGCCTGTTAATTTACTGCCATTTAGACCGTAAGTCTCCAGAAATGAAAACGGGGCTATTAATTATGAGTAAACAGCTAAATCGTAACCACCATCCCCGCGAACCGCCCGCACTCAGCCGTTTGCAGCTGTGTAGATCCCATTTGGCGGCATCTCTTGGCAGCGTAGTATTTTGTGGGCCACTTGTACTATTAGTTCGGTCGGCGTCTTGAAATACAAGCCGAGTGGATGAAGCTGTAGCTTTTTTGATGAGAAATACTAGCAGAGCAATAAGTGTCATTTCCGATATTTCGCGGATAGGTATAAGCGGCTATCGCGGACTACATGCTTGTCTTCACCAGCCATGAGAATATTGGAAACGACCGGCATCTTAACAATGGTCTCAGAAACGGCGATTCTTGTGACGCTAGACTTCATAGAGAGGCCAAAATTtctcaatgctgctgcaatgatgatgaatgtTTCCAATGATATATGTACCTGTTCATGCCTTTTATGCCTCATACCCCATGCTATGCTCCACCCAATCATACcggaaatgaaatgaaataagATGAAAATACAATTACCCTTGCCCAGTTATTGGCGCCATTAACAGCTGCCAATGTCTATTCCTCATCGTCTGAAGGCTCAGCAGGCCAGAAAAACCAGGTGATAACCATGATGGCcttgagagcagcagcagtccaCAACGCGCCTGCAATGCCCAGAGAGCTGTGAGAGAAGATGCCACCCAAGACAGCGCCGATCAGTAACAGCGTAGGCGCAGCGGCGCGACGGTTCCTCTCGGCGTTCTGAAACGCAAAGAGATCCTGGTCTGAGAAGAGGTCGCAGTAGATGCTGGTCAGGACAACGCTGGTGAGAGCGTTATACTTGAGCGCGCGGCTTGTGACGGCCTGGCCGCAGCTCTGGAAAGCGACGAGCGCAAGGGGTGCGAGGACAGTCCAGCCGACGTGGTCCTTGTCTTCAGATGGAGTGGTGAGGGTGACGATGAGTGCGGCCGCAACGATAAACAGCGTCTGGGCAGCAAAGGACACGCAGAGAACCCATCTCCTCTTGGGCGAAAAGTAACGGTGGAAGCGGGCGAATAGGAGCGATCCAATGCAGAAGCAGGCCAGCGAGATTCCGGATTTGTAGAGACGGGCATTGGTGGGAGGATAAATGAGAGAAGCGATGCCCAGTCCAACATAGACGGTGTTTCCTAGTGAGCATCATGGTTAGTTACCGGCTCCAGTCTCATGA comes from Trichoderma asperellum chromosome 3, complete sequence and encodes:
- a CDS encoding uncharacterized protein (EggNog:ENOG41~TransMembrane:7 (o51-67i74-98o104-123i135-155o167-187i227-244o250-271i)), giving the protein MTTYGTSANGSSVANGATGGDEEQPLLRSKPVARSLVSRFRKQMTAEVSRSWADIVLLLCYVVTGLLDSASTQVWGAFVSMQTGNTVYVGLGIASLIYPPTNARLYKSGISLACFCIGSLLFARFHRYFSPKRRWVLCVSFAAQTLFIVAAALIVTLTTPSEDKDHVGWTVLAPLALVAFQSCGQAVTSRALKYNALTSVVLTSIYCDLFSDQDLFAFQNAERNRRAAAPTLLLIGAVLGGIFSHSSLGIAGALWTAAALKAIMVITWFFWPAEPSDDEE